The DNA region GGCGAGCTCCAACGAGCCAACCGTACTTCCGGAGGGCAACTTCGAGATCCTGCAGCAGATCGGAAGCCGGGAGCTCGTCGATCCGCTCGGACAGAGGCAGACACTCCTCTCTCCCGAGGAGGTCCGGGTTCTCTCCATCCGGAAGGGAAGCCTCGACAACGACGAACGGAAAGAGATCGAGAGCCACGTCACACACACCTTCCACTTCCTGTCGAAGATCCCGTGGACGCGCGAGCTCAGCCGCGTTCCGGAGTATGCCTACGGGCACCACGAAAAGGTCAACGGGAGGGGATATCCCAGAGGCCTCGAAGGAGAGTCGATTCCGATTCAGAGCCGGATGATGACCGTCTCCGACATCTACGACGCGCTCACGGCGAAGGACCGGCCGTACAAGAAGGCGATACCGACCGAGCGTGCGCTCGACATCCTCAACATGGAAGTGAAGGACGGACTGCTCGACGAGGATGTCGTCGATCTCTTCGTCGAAGCAAAGGTCTACGAAAAGGGTACGTTACGCCATTGAAACGTGGCCCGGAGCTGCGGGGGAACCTGCAATGTTTCTGATACGTCAGAGGTTGGAAAGGACCGACGAATCACGAAAGGCTGCAGATTGAAGGTCAAACGCGCAGAAAAATACGGCTTCTGTTCCGGCGTCCGCATTGCGGACATGAAGGTCAAGCGTTTCGCCCGGAAGGGCGGAACCGGCTCGATCCTCGGGCAGGTCGTCCATAACGAACGAGTCGTCCAGGAGATGGCTGATCTCGGCGTGTCCACGGTCGATTCGATCGAGGAGACGACGGGCCCGACAATCGTCTTCTCTGCGCACGGGGTGCCCCCTTCCTTTCATGAACGTGCGACGAAGACAGGCCTCGAGGTTCTCGATACCACCTGCAAGTTCGTCTACGACATCCACAGGGAGTCCGACACCGCACGTGACGAAGGATGGCACCTGGTATTCATCGGTGACCCGAATCATCGCGAGGTGATCGGCTATACGAACGACCTCGATCCGTCGCGCTACCACATTCTCTCGACGGTCGAGCAGGCCGAGGCGATCGACTGGAGCCGATATCCGAAGATCAAGGTCTTCTACCAGACGACGCTCAACGCGGAAGAGTTCGAGCCCGTCGTCCGGGTGATCGAGGCGAAGGGAGCAGAAACGGCTCGCGCGGATACGATCTGTTACGCCACCAAAGAAAATCAGGAGGCTGCAAAGGCTCTGGCCGGTGATCCCGAGGTCGACGTCATCGTCGTCGTCGGTGGCAAGAAGAGCGCGAACACGCGGCACCTCTATGAGATCTGCCGGGCGATCAAGCCGTCCTATCTGGTTCACGAGGTCGAAGACATTCAGCCGGAATGGTTCGAAGGCGCGAGCGTGGTCGGCCTCACGGCCGGCTCATCGACGCCGGACTACATGATCGACGAAGTCGAGGCGAGCATCACGGGTGTACGGGAGGAAGTGGAAGCCTCATGAAGAGAAGACTGGCGTTTCTGGCGGCGATCGTCATCGCTGCCAGCATGGCGGTGCATGCCGCTCCGAAGACCGTTCCCCTCGACGAGGAGCTCAGGTACGACTGGCGT from Acidobacteriota bacterium includes:
- the ispH gene encoding 4-hydroxy-3-methylbut-2-enyl diphosphate reductase, whose protein sequence is MKVKRAEKYGFCSGVRIADMKVKRFARKGGTGSILGQVVHNERVVQEMADLGVSTVDSIEETTGPTIVFSAHGVPPSFHERATKTGLEVLDTTCKFVYDIHRESDTARDEGWHLVFIGDPNHREVIGYTNDLDPSRYHILSTVEQAEAIDWSRYPKIKVFYQTTLNAEEFEPVVRVIEAKGAETARADTICYATKENQEAAKALAGDPEVDVIVVVGGKKSANTRHLYEICRAIKPSYLVHEVEDIQPEWFEGASVVGLTAGSSTPDYMIDEVEASITGVREEVEAS